One genomic segment of Pleurodeles waltl isolate 20211129_DDA chromosome 11, aPleWal1.hap1.20221129, whole genome shotgun sequence includes these proteins:
- the LOC138265191 gene encoding octapeptide-repeat protein T2-like — protein sequence MPDQRAQETCQIRESARHARPKSQRDTADQRPRETCQIREPEKNVSSESPCKRHARSESPCETHVRSESLRDMQDQKAREAWQIREPERHGRSESPRDMPGQGVHVRALQDQRAHARDMADHRVRETCKIREPERHGRSESPCEKHVRSESRRDMAYQRVRETWPIREHERHGRSESPEDIHDRRVHVRDMPDQRARETWQIRESMRVI from the coding sequence ATGCCAGATCAGAGAGCCCAAGAGACATGTCAAATTAGAGAGTCTGCGAGACATGCAAGACCAAAGAGCCAGAGAGACACAGCAGATCAGAGACCCCGAGAGACATGCCAGATCAGAGAGCCTgagaaaaatgtgagttcagagagtcCATGCAAGAGACATGCCAGATCGGAGAGTCCATGCGAGACACATGTCAGATCAGAGAGCCTGAGAGACATGCAAGACCAGAAAGCCCGAGAGGCATGGCAGATCAGAGAGCCTGAGAGACATGGCAGATCAGAGAGCCCGAGAGACATGCCAGGTCAGGGAGTCCATGTGAGAGCCTTGCAAGATCAGAGAGCCCATGCGAGAGACATGGCAGATCACAGAGTCCGAGAGACATGCAAGATCAGAGAGCCCGAGAGACATGGCAGATCAGAGAGCCCATGCGAGAAACATGTCAGATCAGAGAGCCGCAGAGACATGGCATATCAGAGAGTCCGAGAGACATGGCCTATCAGAGAGCATGAGAGACATGGCAGATCAGAGAGCCCCGAAGACATACATGATCGGAGAGTCCATGTGAGAGACATGCCAGATCAGAGAGCCCGAGAGACATGGCAGATCAGAGAGTCCATGCGAGTGATATGA
- the LOC138265193 gene encoding octapeptide-repeat protein T2-like — protein sequence MPDQRAQETCQIRESARHARPKSQRDTADQRPRETCQIREPEKNVSSESPCKRHARSESPCETHVRSESLRDMQDQKAREAWQIREPERHGRSESPRDMPGQGVHVRALQDQRAHARDMADHRVRETCKIREPERHGRSESPCEKHVRSESRRDMAYQRVRETWPIRENERHGRSESPEDIHDRRVHVRDMPDQRARETWQIRESMRVI from the coding sequence ATGCCAGATCAGAGAGCCCAAGAGACATGTCAAATTAGAGAGTCTGCGAGACATGCAAGACCAAAGAGCCAGAGAGACACAGCAGATCAGAGACCCCGAGAGACATGCCAGATCAGAGAGCCTgagaaaaatgtgagttcagagagtcCATGCAAGAGACATGCCAGATCGGAGAGTCCATGCGAGACACATGTCAGATCAGAGAGCCTGAGAGACATGCAAGACCAGAAAGCCCGAGAGGCATGGCAGATCAGAGAGCCTGAGAGACATGGCAGATCAGAGAGCCCGAGAGACATGCCAGGTCAGGGAGTCCATGTGAGAGCCTTGCAAGATCAGAGAGCCCATGCGAGAGACATGGCAGATCACAGAGTCCGAGAGACATGCAAGATCAGAGAGCCCGAGAGACATGGCAGATCAGAGAGCCCATGCGAGAAACATGTCAGATCAGAGAGCCGCAGAGACATGGcatatcagagagttcgagagacaTGGCCTATCAGAGAGAATGAGAGACATGGCAGATCAGAGAGCCCCGAAGACATACATGATCGGAGAGTCCATGTGAGAGACATGCCAGATCAGAGAGCCCGAGAGACATGGCAGATCAGAGAGTCCATGCGAGTGATATGA